In one Pseudomonadota bacterium genomic region, the following are encoded:
- a CDS encoding ureidoglycolate lyase, which yields MSAPGSTIAIEPLTAEAFAHFGDVLDTSGAPDKIINQGLCGRFHDRAALDFSDGRAGVSLFQAEPRALPLTLEMVERHPAGSQCFVPMSMDAFLVVVAPDDAGRPGAPRAFRTAPGQAINFHRGTWHGVLTPLAAPGLFAVIDRIGPGANLEEHWFETPYTVA from the coding sequence GTGAGCGCGCCGGGGAGCACGATCGCGATCGAGCCGCTGACGGCGGAGGCCTTCGCCCACTTCGGCGACGTGCTCGACACCTCGGGCGCGCCGGACAAGATCATCAACCAGGGTCTCTGTGGGCGCTTCCATGATCGCGCCGCGCTCGATTTCAGCGACGGGCGGGCCGGGGTGAGCCTCTTTCAGGCGGAGCCGCGCGCGCTGCCGCTCACGCTCGAGATGGTGGAGCGGCATCCCGCGGGCAGCCAGTGCTTCGTGCCGATGAGCATGGATGCGTTTCTCGTCGTCGTGGCCCCCGATGATGCGGGCCGACCCGGCGCGCCGCGCGCGTTCCGCACCGCGCCCGGGCAGGCGATCAACTTTCACCGCGGGACGTGGCACGGGGTCCTGACACCGCTCGCGGCGCCGGGGCTTTTCGCGGTGATCGACCGGATCGGACCGGGCGCCAATCTTGAAGAGCACTGGTTCGAGACGCCTTACACTGTGGCCTAG
- the puuE gene encoding allantoinase PuuE: protein MQRYPRDMAGHGATPPDPAWPGGAKIAVQIVLNYEEGGENNILHGDAASEAFLSEITGAQPWPGQRHWNMESLYEYGARAGFWRVHRLLGHLPVTVYGVATALARAPEQVRAMQTSGWEIASHGLKWIEHRDMGEEEERAQIAEAIRLHAEVTGAPPRGWYTGRCSMNTERLVAETGQFAYVADSYADDLPYWVRYGARDQLVVPYTMDVNDMRFAIQAGYTEARQFEATIRDAFDLLYAEGTAGAPKMLSIGLHCRIIGRPSRAAALKRAIEYMEGHEGVWFATRLEIAEHWARTHPPVTRVRPSEMSREAFVDAFGGIFEHSPWIAERAHRLELGPAHDSAAGVHSALARAFRTAGDEKRLGVLRAHPDLAGKLAAAGRLTADSTAEQASAGLDMLTDAERAAFTGLNADYVEKFGFPFIIAVKDNTKASILDAFERRLANDAETEFAGACRQVERIAELRLIEKLGP from the coding sequence ATGCAGCGCTATCCCCGCGACATGGCCGGCCACGGCGCCACGCCCCCTGATCCGGCCTGGCCCGGCGGTGCGAAGATCGCCGTGCAGATCGTGCTGAACTACGAAGAGGGCGGCGAGAACAATATCCTCCACGGGGATGCGGCCTCCGAGGCGTTCCTTTCCGAGATCACGGGCGCACAGCCCTGGCCCGGGCAGCGCCACTGGAACATGGAGTCGCTCTACGAATACGGCGCGCGGGCGGGCTTCTGGCGGGTGCACCGCCTGCTCGGGCATCTCCCGGTGACGGTCTACGGCGTGGCGACAGCGCTTGCGCGGGCGCCCGAACAGGTGCGCGCAATGCAGACCTCCGGCTGGGAGATCGCGAGCCACGGTCTCAAATGGATCGAGCACCGCGACATGGGCGAGGAAGAAGAGCGCGCCCAGATTGCCGAGGCGATACGATTGCACGCGGAGGTCACCGGCGCGCCGCCCCGGGGCTGGTATACCGGGCGCTGCTCCATGAACACCGAGCGCCTCGTGGCGGAGACGGGGCAGTTCGCCTATGTCGCGGACAGCTACGCCGACGATCTGCCCTACTGGGTGCGATACGGCGCACGCGATCAGCTCGTCGTGCCCTACACGATGGATGTCAACGACATGCGCTTTGCCATCCAGGCGGGCTACACCGAGGCGCGCCAGTTCGAGGCGACGATCCGGGACGCGTTTGATCTTCTCTACGCCGAAGGCACGGCAGGCGCGCCGAAGATGCTCTCGATCGGGCTCCACTGCCGCATCATCGGGCGACCCTCGCGGGCAGCGGCGCTCAAGCGGGCGATCGAATACATGGAGGGCCATGAAGGCGTCTGGTTCGCCACGAGGCTCGAGATCGCGGAGCACTGGGCGCGGACACACCCGCCTGTGACGCGCGTGCGCCCGTCCGAGATGAGCCGCGAGGCCTTCGTCGACGCCTTTGGAGGGATCTTCGAGCATAGTCCCTGGATTGCCGAGCGGGCGCACCGTCTGGAGCTGGGGCCGGCCCATGACAGCGCCGCGGGCGTGCATTCTGCCCTTGCGCGGGCCTTCCGCACGGCGGGCGACGAAAAGCGCCTCGGCGTCCTCCGGGCGCATCCCGATCTCGCGGGCAAGCTCGCCGCCGCGGGCCGCCTCACCGCCGACAGCACCGCCGAGCAGGCGAGCGCGGGGCTCGACATGCTCACCGATGCCGAGCGGGCCGCGTTCACCGGGCTCAATGCGGACTACGTGGAGAAGTTCGGCTTCCCGTTCATCATCGCCGTGAAGGACAACACCAAGGCCAGCATCCTCGATGCCTTCGAGCGGCGCCTAGCCAATGATGCGGAGACCGAATTCGCGGGGGCCTGCCGTCAGGTGGAGCGCATCGCCGAGTTGCGTCTCATCGAGAAGCTGGGCCCGTGA
- the uraH gene encoding hydroxyisourate hydrolase: protein MPGFLTTHVLDTARGVPAAGVRIALYRLSGQSHRKIAETVTNEDGRTDAPILPETDFKTGTYELVFFAGEYLRKHGQTGDVLFLDEVPIRFGMAEDAHYHVPLLLSPFGYSTYRGS from the coding sequence ATGCCCGGCTTCCTCACCACCCATGTCCTCGACACCGCGCGGGGCGTGCCCGCGGCGGGCGTGCGCATCGCGCTCTACCGGCTCTCGGGCCAGTCCCATCGCAAGATCGCCGAGACAGTAACGAACGAAGACGGACGCACCGACGCGCCGATCCTGCCCGAAACGGACTTCAAAACGGGGACCTACGAGTTGGTGTTCTTCGCGGGAGAGTATCTTCGAAAGCACGGACAGACGGGCGACGTGCTCTTCCTCGACGAGGTGCCGATCCGCTTCGGCATGGCAGAGGATGCGCACTACCACGTGCCGCTCCTCCTTTCCCCGTTCGGCTATTCGACCTACCGGGGCAGCTGA
- a CDS encoding DUF2934 domain-containing protein: MTTPMLDDAQIRDAAYFLWLDEGQPEGRDEAHWLKAIDALTPAKPASKPRTAKAPAAKAPAKKAAAKAPAKASAKAGAKTAAKTPRAKAKA, encoded by the coding sequence ATGACGACCCCAATGCTCGACGACGCGCAGATCCGCGACGCGGCCTATTTCCTGTGGCTCGACGAGGGCCAGCCGGAGGGCCGCGATGAGGCTCACTGGCTCAAGGCCATCGACGCGCTGACCCCGGCCAAGCCCGCATCGAAGCCCCGCACGGCCAAGGCGCCCGCGGCGAAGGCACCGGCCAAGAAGGCGGCTGCGAAGGCCCCGGCCAAGGCATCCGCGAAAGCGGGCGCAAAGACCGCCGCCAAGACGCCGCGCGCAAAGGCAAAAGCCTGA
- a CDS encoding urate hydroxylase PuuD has product MYDLVVLWDWIGFAVRWLHVIAGMAWIGASFYFIALDLMLKPAPDMPEGASGEEWEVHGGGFYHTTKYMVAPARLPEHLTWHKWQSYTTWLSGAALLAIVYWVGGEIYLLDPQKAELMLWQGILISAASIGVGWLIYDWLCKSRLGDFPNAMMLALFVVIVAMSWGLNQVFTGRAALLHLGAFTATIMTANVFFIIMPNQRIVVADLKAGRTPDPKYGKIAKLRSTHNNYLTLPVVFLMLSNHYPLAFGTEHAWIIASLIFLTGVTIRHYFNTMHLTGRGPHWTWAVTAGLMLLIAWLSTAQMRGGETWEEAEARPLTAHEARFAKAAGFEDAYSIVLGNCAMCHAREPVYSATMLWAPKGVVLETEADVARQAREIYLQSGVSHAMPPPSASWTITEEDRAMIVAWYRAARAGE; this is encoded by the coding sequence ATGTACGACCTTGTGGTATTGTGGGATTGGATCGGCTTCGCCGTCCGCTGGCTCCACGTCATCGCAGGCATGGCATGGATCGGCGCAAGCTTCTACTTCATCGCGCTCGACCTCATGCTGAAGCCCGCCCCCGACATGCCAGAGGGCGCCTCCGGCGAGGAATGGGAGGTCCATGGCGGCGGGTTTTACCACACGACGAAATACATGGTGGCCCCGGCGCGCTTGCCCGAGCACCTGACCTGGCACAAATGGCAAAGCTACACGACCTGGCTCTCGGGCGCGGCTCTTCTGGCCATCGTCTACTGGGTGGGCGGCGAGATCTACCTGCTCGATCCCCAGAAGGCGGAGCTCATGCTCTGGCAGGGCATCCTGATCTCGGCGGCGTCCATCGGCGTGGGCTGGCTCATCTACGACTGGCTCTGCAAATCCCGGCTGGGCGATTTCCCCAATGCCATGATGCTCGCGCTCTTCGTCGTCATCGTGGCCATGAGCTGGGGGCTCAACCAGGTCTTCACCGGTCGCGCCGCCCTTCTCCATCTCGGCGCCTTCACCGCCACGATCATGACGGCCAACGTCTTTTTTATCATCATGCCCAACCAGCGGATCGTCGTGGCCGATCTCAAGGCCGGGCGCACGCCCGATCCCAAGTACGGCAAGATCGCCAAGCTGAGATCGACCCATAACAACTACCTGACGTTGCCGGTCGTCTTCCTCATGCTCTCCAACCACTACCCCCTCGCCTTCGGGACCGAGCATGCCTGGATCATCGCGAGCCTGATCTTCCTCACCGGCGTCACCATCCGGCATTACTTCAACACCATGCACCTCACGGGCCGCGGGCCGCACTGGACATGGGCCGTCACGGCAGGGCTCATGCTGCTGATCGCCTGGCTGTCCACGGCCCAGATGCGCGGCGGCGAGACATGGGAAGAGGCTGAGGCCCGCCCGCTCACGGCCCACGAGGCGCGCTTTGCCAAGGCGGCGGGGTTCGAGGATGCCTATTCCATCGTGCTCGGGAACTGCGCCATGTGCCACGCGCGGGAGCCCGTCTACAGTGCCACCATGCTCTGGGCCCCGAAAGGCGTGGTGCTCGAAACCGAGGCCGATGTGGCGCGGCAAGCGCGGGAGATCTACCTGCAATCCGGCGTGAGCCACGCCATGCCCCCACCCTCCGCCTCCTGGACCATCACGGAGGAGGACCGCGCCATGATCGTGGCCTGGTACCGCGCCGCCCGCGCAGGGGAGTAG
- a CDS encoding curli assembly protein CsgF produces the protein MSAQDLVYTPVNPSFGGNALNSSHLLGIANAQREATARDANEDSLFGSGGDAGSGTGTSDADLFIRQLEGRLLSALAGQVTEAIFGDNPQDSGEIIFGTTSVEFINAVGSITLIITDALDGTVTEIVVPQLITGD, from the coding sequence GTGAGCGCGCAAGACCTGGTCTACACGCCGGTTAATCCGTCTTTCGGCGGAAACGCTTTGAATTCTTCCCACCTACTCGGGATCGCAAATGCCCAGCGAGAAGCAACAGCGCGGGATGCGAATGAGGACAGCCTCTTCGGATCAGGCGGAGATGCGGGCAGCGGCACCGGGACGTCCGACGCCGATCTCTTCATCCGCCAGCTCGAAGGCCGGCTCCTGTCAGCCCTCGCAGGCCAGGTGACCGAGGCCATCTTCGGCGACAACCCCCAGGACTCGGGCGAGATCATTTTCGGAACCACGTCGGTTGAATTCATCAACGCGGTCGGCTCGATCACGCTCATCATCACAGACGCGCTCGACGGAACGGTGACGGAAATCGTCGTCCCGCAGCTCATCACCGGCGACTGA
- a CDS encoding CsgG/HfaB family protein, which yields MKKAIIAAVVFPMLLAGCEENTYAAAFEPDGMVPTTGMMTTQNRALRAIPAPAHRVTVSVYGLPDLTGQYKEDDTGQTLSRAVTQGGAAVLIKALRDAGERRWFTILDRSNLENVIRERQIITEMRRIYRNEQNINPGVLGPLAHSGILVEGAIVGYDTNTVTGGAGARYLGIGGDTRYKLDTVTVSLRAVSTETSEVLAAVTVRKPLASVSKRGSIFTYVALDELLETEVGQTFNEPKQVAIEQAVEKAVMALIAEGAQVGLWSFASAQEGARFIDGFNNQTFDGNVPARARNQPATATGNTAIPRTVPVTPRASAPEPAVSQLPRARRPAPPPNTPDSDEIVG from the coding sequence ATGAAAAAAGCAATCATTGCAGCCGTCGTCTTCCCCATGCTTCTCGCTGGGTGCGAAGAGAACACCTATGCCGCGGCTTTCGAGCCCGATGGCATGGTGCCCACCACCGGCATGATGACCACCCAGAACCGTGCCCTGCGCGCCATTCCGGCCCCCGCCCACCGGGTGACGGTTTCGGTCTACGGCCTCCCCGATCTGACCGGCCAATACAAAGAGGACGACACCGGCCAAACCCTTTCGCGGGCCGTTACCCAGGGCGGGGCGGCCGTGCTCATCAAGGCTCTGCGCGATGCGGGCGAGCGGCGCTGGTTCACGATCCTCGACCGGTCCAACCTCGAAAACGTCATCCGCGAGCGGCAGATCATCACCGAGATGCGCCGCATCTACCGCAACGAACAAAACATCAATCCCGGCGTGCTCGGGCCCCTTGCCCATTCCGGCATCCTCGTCGAAGGGGCGATCGTGGGCTATGACACCAACACCGTCACCGGCGGCGCCGGCGCACGGTATCTCGGGATCGGCGGCGATACGCGTTACAAGCTCGACACCGTCACCGTGAGCCTGCGCGCCGTCTCCACTGAAACCAGCGAAGTGCTCGCGGCCGTGACCGTACGCAAGCCGCTGGCCTCCGTCTCCAAGCGCGGCAGCATCTTCACCTATGTCGCCCTCGATGAGCTCCTCGAGACCGAGGTCGGCCAGACCTTCAACGAGCCCAAGCAAGTGGCGATCGAGCAAGCCGTCGAAAAGGCCGTCATGGCGCTCATCGCCGAAGGCGCGCAAGTGGGGCTCTGGTCCTTTGCCAGCGCGCAGGAGGGCGCGCGCTTCATCGACGGCTTCAACAACCAGACCTTCGACGGCAACGTACCGGCACGCGCGCGAAACCAGCCCGCCACCGCCACGGGGAATACCGCGATCCCGCGGACCGTGCCCGTGACGCCGCGCGCATCCGCGCCCGAGCCCGCGGTGAGCCAATTGCCCCGCGCCCGGCGCCCTGCCCCGCCGCCCAATACTCCGGACAGCGACGAAATCGTCGGTTGA
- the csgH gene encoding curli-like amyloid fiber formation chaperone CsgH, producing the protein MARLGRLLALLFLLPNLAVAEMSVVPSIEVAESDGTIELVGKLTALTAASGVSAMMTVERRSSAGALNSSQGRTLDLAPNESASIASVALNMVEGQTLSARLVVRNDTGIIAQTVLILGGEEL; encoded by the coding sequence ATGGCCCGCCTCGGTCGCCTCCTCGCGCTGCTTTTCCTGCTGCCCAACCTGGCCGTGGCGGAAATGTCGGTCGTCCCATCCATCGAAGTCGCCGAAAGCGACGGAACCATCGAACTCGTCGGCAAGCTGACCGCACTGACCGCCGCAAGCGGCGTGTCCGCGATGATGACGGTGGAACGACGCAGCAGCGCGGGCGCCCTCAATTCGAGCCAGGGCCGAACGCTTGACCTCGCGCCGAACGAAAGCGCCAGCATCGCGAGCGTGGCCTTGAACATGGTTGAGGGGCAGACGCTCTCCGCGCGCCTCGTGGTGCGCAATGACACAGGCATCATCGCGCAGACAGTCCTGATCTTGGGTGGAGAAGAGCTTTGA
- a CDS encoding AprI/Inh family metalloprotease inhibitor, translated as MTLRPCAGAAALMLCCAVSALSAQTSGEAQPAEAAPMPSALVSAFAGDWFSFDPASSQGGATCSVSLQTAIGSGEATAEATGCAAPLDTVTAWRIEDGQIRLAASAGDVVSLGGTQFRISGAFADGDRTLILERAAGGGDTAAIREAVGEYRCLFFGFTSECAEEDDLRQPVFDANGQARIETVVNLNARSQPRGDASVSGVIPTGSTVVVDECLTATDGLWCRANFGDQDAWFRRTALREGTWPILTFRAAPPA; from the coding sequence TTGACACTTAGACCATGTGCTGGCGCCGCGGCCCTCATGCTCTGCTGTGCCGTCTCAGCCCTGTCCGCCCAGACCAGCGGGGAAGCGCAGCCCGCCGAGGCCGCCCCCATGCCCTCCGCGCTCGTGAGCGCCTTCGCCGGCGACTGGTTCAGCTTCGATCCCGCCTCTAGCCAAGGGGGAGCGACGTGCTCCGTCTCTTTGCAGACAGCGATCGGCTCCGGAGAAGCGACGGCAGAGGCGACCGGCTGCGCCGCCCCCCTCGACACTGTCACCGCCTGGCGCATTGAAGACGGCCAGATCCGTCTCGCCGCAAGCGCGGGCGATGTGGTGTCCCTCGGCGGCACCCAGTTTCGCATCTCGGGCGCTTTTGCCGACGGGGATCGGACCCTCATCCTCGAACGCGCCGCCGGCGGCGGCGACACGGCAGCCATCCGCGAGGCGGTCGGGGAATATCGCTGCCTCTTCTTCGGCTTCACCTCCGAATGCGCCGAGGAGGACGACCTCCGCCAGCCTGTCTTCGACGCAAACGGCCAGGCCCGCATTGAGACGGTCGTCAACCTCAACGCCCGCAGCCAGCCGCGCGGCGATGCCTCGGTCAGCGGTGTCATCCCTACCGGCTCGACGGTGGTGGTTGATGAATGCCTGACCGCCACGGACGGGCTCTGGTGCCGCGCCAATTTCGGCGATCAGGACGCCTGGTTCCGCCGGACCGCTTTGCGCGAAGGCACCTGGCCCATCCTCACCTTCCGCGCCGCGCCGCCGGCGTAG
- the yacG gene encoding DNA gyrase inhibitor YacG — protein MARCPICNAETAPDWRPFCSRRCADVDLARWMGERYVVEGRDGEADPDAAASIKDADDTPPRRH, from the coding sequence ATGGCACGCTGCCCGATCTGCAATGCTGAGACCGCGCCCGACTGGCGCCCGTTCTGCTCGCGGCGCTGCGCGGACGTGGATCTCGCCCGCTGGATGGGCGAGCGCTACGTGGTGGAGGGCCGCGACGGCGAGGCCGACCCCGACGCGGCCGCCTCCATCAAGGATGCGGACGACACCCCTCCCAGGCGCCACTAG
- a CDS encoding ribonuclease E/G codes for MKGRLVALDHWEGREAAALMVDGRLEDLIVDPVGAPRLGTVIAVRVERPMKGQGGVIVSWEGGEAFLRRAKGLKPGARILVQISGFAEPGKAPPASDRLLFKSRYAIVTPGAGGLNISRLVRDDDRRDALKGLAVAAMEGTPEEMGLILRSAAASAEDDEILEDIAAMRAACAEALESTGDGLVLEGDGPHLAAWRDWTAPAQIETQDGSFAETGILEAIDSLFSPDVALGPHCMTIEPTRALTAVDVDTGRDLSPAAALKANMAAAKELPRQLRLRGIGGQVTIDFAPLAKRDRRQIETTLRAAFRADSVETEVIGWTPLGHMELKRKRERPALARG; via the coding sequence ATGAAGGGCCGTCTCGTCGCGCTCGATCACTGGGAGGGCCGCGAAGCCGCCGCTCTCATGGTCGATGGTCGGCTCGAGGATCTGATCGTCGATCCCGTGGGCGCGCCGCGCCTCGGCACGGTCATCGCCGTCCGCGTGGAGCGGCCGATGAAAGGGCAAGGCGGCGTCATCGTCTCCTGGGAGGGCGGGGAGGCATTCCTGCGCCGCGCCAAGGGCCTGAAGCCCGGGGCGCGCATCCTCGTGCAGATCTCGGGCTTCGCCGAGCCCGGCAAGGCCCCGCCCGCCAGCGACCGCCTCCTCTTCAAGAGCCGCTATGCCATCGTCACGCCCGGGGCAGGGGGGCTCAACATCTCCCGCCTGGTCCGCGACGACGACCGCCGCGACGCGCTCAAGGGCCTCGCCGTGGCCGCCATGGAGGGCACCCCCGAAGAGATGGGCCTCATCCTGCGCAGCGCTGCCGCGAGCGCCGAAGACGACGAGATCCTCGAGGATATCGCCGCCATGCGCGCGGCCTGCGCGGAGGCGCTTGAGAGCACGGGGGACGGCCTCGTGCTCGAGGGCGACGGGCCCCACCTCGCCGCCTGGCGCGACTGGACCGCGCCCGCCCAGATCGAGACGCAGGACGGCTCCTTCGCCGAGACGGGCATCCTCGAGGCCATCGACTCGCTCTTTTCGCCCGACGTCGCGCTCGGGCCGCACTGCATGACGATCGAGCCTACCCGCGCACTCACGGCCGTCGATGTCGATACCGGCCGCGACCTGAGCCCCGCGGCCGCGCTCAAAGCCAACATGGCCGCCGCGAAGGAGCTGCCCCGCCAGCTCCGCCTGCGCGGGATCGGCGGGCAGGTGACCATAGATTTTGCTCCCCTGGCCAAGCGTGACCGCCGCCAGATCGAAACGACGCTCCGTGCCGCCTTCCGCGCCGACAGCGTGGAAACCGAGGTCATCGGCTGGACGCCGCTCGGCCACATGGAGCTCAAGCGCAAACGCGAACGCCCGGCGCTCGCGCGCGGCTGA
- a CDS encoding Maf family protein: MSAPRLILGSGSPRRRELLGVLGLEPAEIRAPDVDETPLPSELPRAYCTRVTRLKAEALPAAEGEVILCADTTVALGRRILGKASDAAEARAFLEKLSGRRHQVITSVAVKTPARVWQRDVVSQVRMKRLSAQEVDAYLATGDWQGKAGAYGIQGPAGAFIPWISGSYAAIMGLPLVETAHLLRAAGLGILEGA; this comes from the coding sequence ATGAGCGCGCCGCGGCTCATCCTGGGCTCCGGCTCGCCCCGGCGGCGCGAGCTGCTCGGAGTGCTGGGCCTCGAGCCTGCCGAGATCCGCGCGCCCGACGTGGACGAGACGCCGCTCCCGTCGGAGCTGCCGCGGGCCTATTGCACTCGCGTCACCCGGCTCAAGGCCGAGGCGCTTCCCGCCGCCGAGGGCGAGGTCATCCTGTGCGCTGACACCACCGTGGCGCTCGGGCGCCGCATCCTCGGAAAGGCGTCTGACGCCGCCGAGGCGCGGGCCTTCCTCGAAAAGCTCAGCGGGCGGCGGCACCAGGTCATCACCTCCGTCGCCGTGAAGACCCCGGCGCGGGTCTGGCAGCGCGATGTCGTGAGCCAGGTCCGCATGAAACGGCTGAGTGCGCAGGAGGTCGACGCCTACCTCGCCACCGGCGATTGGCAGGGCAAGGCTGGCGCCTACGGCATCCAGGGGCCCGCTGGCGCGTTCATCCCATGGATATCCGGCTCCTATGCTGCGATCATGGGCCTCCCCCTCGTGGAGACAGCGCACCTCCTGCGCGCCGCGGGCCTCGGCATCCTGGAGGGCGCATGA
- the infA gene encoding translation initiation factor IF-1 has protein sequence MAKEEPLEFPGVVKELLPNATFRVELENGHEIVATMAGKMRKNRIRVLTGDKVQVEMTPYDLSKGRINYRFK, from the coding sequence ATGGCCAAGGAAGAACCGCTCGAATTCCCCGGTGTCGTGAAGGAACTCCTGCCGAACGCGACATTCAGGGTCGAGCTGGAAAACGGCCATGAGATCGTCGCCACGATGGCAGGCAAGATGCGCAAGAACCGCATCCGTGTCCTCACCGGTGACAAGGTGCAGGTGGAAATGACGCCCTACGACCTGTCGAAGGGCCGCATCAACTACCGCTTCAAGTAA
- a CDS encoding carbon-nitrogen hydrolase family protein, whose translation MKIAAAAYPLDALPSFEAYAEKLEHWVAGAAADLIVFPEYGAMELAAIVGATGELQRSIDAVTELVAQADALHAALAAKYGVHILAASAPVREAVAAEGGADREEHGRAGVTGRRAVNRARLFSPGGAVLAQDKQIMTRFERELWGISPGAPLAVAETALGPIATLICYDAEFPLLARAVVEAGAEILLVPSCTDSHHGWSRVRVGAMARALENQCITVQAPTVGPAPWCPAVDENHGAAALYAPPDAGFPADGVLAMGAADRPGWARAEIDCAAIARVRSEGAQANHAHWGEQGARGPARRVTLR comes from the coding sequence GTGAAAATCGCAGCGGCCGCCTATCCGCTCGATGCGCTTCCGAGCTTCGAGGCCTATGCCGAAAAGCTCGAACACTGGGTGGCGGGGGCCGCGGCGGACCTGATCGTGTTCCCCGAATACGGGGCCATGGAGCTCGCCGCGATCGTGGGCGCGACCGGCGAGCTTCAGCGCTCCATCGACGCGGTGACGGAACTCGTCGCCCAGGCAGATGCGCTTCACGCGGCCCTCGCGGCCAAATACGGGGTCCACATCCTCGCAGCCTCCGCGCCCGTGCGGGAGGCTGTTGCCGCGGAGGGAGGGGCAGACCGAGAGGAACACGGGCGCGCGGGCGTAACGGGCCGCCGCGCCGTGAACCGCGCGCGACTTTTCTCTCCCGGCGGCGCAGTGCTCGCGCAGGATAAGCAGATCATGACCCGCTTCGAGCGCGAGCTCTGGGGCATCTCGCCCGGCGCGCCGCTCGCCGTGGCCGAGACCGCGCTCGGCCCCATCGCCACGCTCATCTGCTATGACGCGGAATTCCCGCTGCTGGCGCGCGCGGTCGTGGAGGCCGGCGCGGAGATCCTGCTGGTGCCATCCTGCACGGACAGCCACCATGGCTGGAGCCGGGTGCGCGTGGGCGCCATGGCGCGCGCCCTCGAGAACCAGTGCATCACCGTGCAGGCCCCCACCGTGGGCCCGGCGCCCTGGTGCCCGGCGGTGGACGAAAACCATGGCGCCGCCGCTCTCTACGCGCCGCCCGATGCGGGCTTTCCGGCGGACGGGGTCCTCGCCATGGGCGCCGCCGACCGCCCCGGCTGGGCCCGCGCCGAGATCGACTGCGCCGCCATCGCCCGCGTCCGCAGCGAAGGCGCGCAGGCCAACCACGCGCACTGGGGCGAGCAGGGCGCGCGCGGCCCGGCCCGCCGCGTCACGCTGCGCTGA
- a CDS encoding GNAT family N-acetyltransferase has product MEREAIPAATRADLRVEELRGARLLDALDAIAALRIAVFRDWPYLYDGDRDYEARYLAAYAAPGALCVAVWHGTEMVGASTGAPMTDHAEDFATGLPPDWAVEDVFYCAESVLLPGYRGLGLGHAFFDRRETAARAQGLGRAVFASVLRSADHPARPPDYRPLDPFWEARGYAKLPGALARFAWKDVGEAGESEKPLQLWGRVL; this is encoded by the coding sequence ATGGAGCGAGAGGCGATCCCAGCCGCCACGCGGGCGGATCTGCGCGTGGAAGAGTTGCGCGGCGCGCGGCTCCTCGACGCGCTCGATGCGATCGCCGCGCTCCGCATCGCGGTCTTTCGCGACTGGCCCTATCTCTACGATGGCGACAGGGACTACGAGGCCCGGTACCTCGCAGCCTATGCCGCGCCGGGCGCGCTCTGCGTGGCGGTCTGGCATGGCACGGAGATGGTGGGGGCCTCCACCGGCGCCCCCATGACCGATCACGCCGAGGACTTCGCCACCGGCTTGCCGCCGGACTGGGCGGTGGAAGACGTCTTCTACTGCGCGGAATCCGTGCTCCTGCCGGGCTATCGCGGATTGGGGCTGGGTCACGCATTCTTCGATAGGCGCGAGACGGCGGCGCGGGCGCAGGGGCTCGGTCGTGCGGTCTTTGCCAGCGTCCTGCGCTCTGCCGATCATCCTGCCCGCCCGCCCGACTACCGGCCACTCGATCCGTTCTGGGAGGCGCGCGGCTATGCCAAGCTTCCGGGCGCGCTGGCCCGTTTTGCGTGGAAGGACGTGGGCGAGGCAGGGGAGAGCGAGAAGCCGCTCCAGCTCTGGGGGCGCGTGCTGTGA